Proteins from one Roseofilum capinflatum BLCC-M114 genomic window:
- a CDS encoding DUF5331 domain-containing protein — MLNETLAIGLTAVSMAFFDNFTASIRQKWLDYFQANKAWLLLQMEVKSNKTPDGGRRPASSLILGVVNALEPKLGNLMVPFFKLNADEDALVDVLGLNFDPERELNPNGEAPAISSPGQPTGVSRLLPDGDDDL, encoded by the coding sequence ATGCTCAACGAAACCCTTGCTATTGGATTGACTGCTGTGAGTATGGCTTTTTTCGATAACTTTACCGCTTCCATTCGCCAAAAATGGCTGGATTACTTTCAAGCCAATAAAGCGTGGTTGCTTCTGCAAATGGAAGTGAAGTCCAACAAAACGCCGGATGGGGGACGCAGACCCGCTTCTTCCCTGATTTTAGGGGTGGTGAATGCCCTAGAGCCAAAATTGGGCAATTTGATGGTTCCCTTCTTCAAGCTCAATGCGGATGAAGATGCCTTAGTGGATGTATTGGGTTTGAATTTTGACCCGGAGCGGGAGTTAAACCCGAATGGAGAAGCCCCCGCCATTTCTTCCCCCGGACAACCTACGGGCGTGTCTCGTTTGTTACCGGATGGAGATGACGATCTATAA